In Thermoleophilaceae bacterium, the following are encoded in one genomic region:
- a CDS encoding enoyl-CoA hydratase-related protein, with translation MVRRSALRVTRRWRPSGDDASLHLPIRRRTVTLVSVDVRGAVALVTLEDAERRNAVTLPMVDEIGAAFDELEAREDVAAVVVTGAGRAFCAGADLGSLGTADHEAFGRIYEVFLRVARSTLPTIAAVNGAAVGAGMNLALACDLRLAARASRFVTRFLEIGLHPGGGHGWMLTRAVGPEMAAAMVLLGRELGGQEAVAAGLAIECVEDDVLVERAIAIAAGAATVPRPLLLRAKESLRAAELVDRHEDAAALELEVQVWSAQQEFFRARLAALRTQIAGRHKGAKP, from the coding sequence GTGGTTCGCCGCTCCGCTTTGAGAGTCACACGGCGTTGGCGGCCAAGCGGCGATGACGCGTCTCTTCATCTGCCCATCCGCAGGCGCACAGTGACCCTCGTCTCGGTTGATGTCCGGGGCGCCGTCGCGCTCGTGACGCTGGAGGACGCGGAGCGGCGGAACGCGGTGACGCTGCCGATGGTCGACGAGATCGGTGCCGCGTTCGACGAGCTTGAGGCGCGTGAGGACGTTGCCGCCGTCGTCGTCACCGGCGCTGGCCGCGCCTTCTGCGCGGGTGCCGACCTCGGGAGCCTAGGGACCGCCGACCACGAGGCGTTCGGTCGCATCTACGAGGTCTTCCTCCGTGTCGCGCGATCGACTCTGCCGACGATCGCCGCCGTCAACGGCGCGGCGGTCGGAGCCGGGATGAACCTCGCGCTTGCCTGCGACCTGCGACTCGCAGCCCGGGCATCACGCTTCGTCACACGCTTTCTCGAGATCGGTTTACACCCGGGCGGCGGCCACGGATGGATGCTCACCCGTGCCGTCGGCCCCGAGATGGCCGCCGCGATGGTGCTGCTGGGGCGAGAGCTGGGCGGGCAGGAGGCGGTCGCGGCGGGGCTAGCGATCGAGTGCGTGGAAGACGACGTGCTCGTCGAACGCGCGATCGCCATCGCCGCCGGCGCTGCGACCGTCCCGCGTCCGCTCCTCCTACGCGCGAAGGAGAGCCTGCGTGCAGCCGAGCTGGTCGACCGTCACGAGGACGCCGCTGCACTGGAGCTCGAGGTGCAGGTGTGGTCAGCCCAGCAGGAGTTCTTCCGCGCGCGGCTCGCCGCCCTGCGCACGCAGATCGCCGGCCGCCATAAGGGCGCAAAGCCGTGA